The stretch of DNA GTATCAACTTAATCTATGTTGCAACTATACTAGAGTAAAATATAGTTTGAATTAGCGAACTCTATGATGTTGGAACTGCTACATAAACCTATTTAATGAGTCATTCTGCTTCTCGTCGTTGTTCCAAAGCTCAGAATACTCGAGTCTGTGGCTCTGTTGGCGAAGGAGAATTATTGATCAACTGTTTCTTAGAAAATTTCACTTTTTTGTTGAAAGGTTATTAAAGTTAGTTGGGTTTATGCTTTGTGGTTGCTTTATTTGTTGGATGCAATAGGAACAGTTGCATCCAAATTTCCTTATATCTTTATTAGATATTTAATGGAGTTTTGTGGCTGAACTTGCAGCCTCTTAGAGGTTATGGAGTAGCAAAAATTTTGGAGTCGAGGGACTCGAAGTTTAAGACGGGTGACCTAGTTTGGGGAGCAGTAGGTTGGGAAGAGTACACTGTCTCGACAAACACTGAAGGTTTTTTCAAAATTGAACATACAGACGTGCCCCTCTCATACTATACCGGAATTCTTGGTAAGTTCTGTTATTGACTTTGTTAGGTATTTAAGAAGCGTAAGCATATTTTCTGCATTATAAGAATGTTTTAGTGCTGTTAGAATTAAGAGACGACATCAATTTGATCTGCCATGTTTAAACTTATCATTTCCGTTGTTCTGGTATACACTCGTGTATGTTTTTTTTCAGATATTTTTTTAAGAACTATGGAGTCATGAAACCTGCAATTTATTACCTTATTCCATTCCGCTGCTATGTCTCTGTCATATTTTGCAAGTCCTGATTTGAGTTTAGCATCCCGCTGTCACAAAAGTACCCTTTGATCTTTGATCCCCAAAGAATGTCTTCACGATTTTACAACTAGAATGCCTTTTTTATGTCAAAACTCTTGGAAGAATTTGGCTTTGATTAACTCATCTGTTACAcaatccttttttttttggttcgTCTCAGCCTTTTGAATTACGCTATCTATTCAGGTTAAGTTTTAGCTTGTAAAAAGACATTTCCATTTTATAATGATGATGGGTTCAATATATTCTCTTTTGCTTTATACAAGCTGGACTGTAAGGAGTGCTAAATTATGTGCATATACTTTTTGGTATTAAAAACATAGGAATTATTTTACTCATGCATATCATATTCTTCTGTTTTTACAGGAATGCCGGGAATGACGGCATATTCTGGGTTTTTTGAGCTGTGTTCTCCGAAGAAAGGAGAGTATGTTTTTGTTTCATCGGCGTCTGGGGCAGTTGGTCAGCTTGTCGGGCAGTTTGCAAAATCAATTGGTTGCTATGTTGTTGGAAGTGCTGGAAGTGAGGAAAAGGTATCTCTATTATGATCAGTGTGTGTTTAATTTAAGATACCCCATATCATGTATGACATCGTGTGCTTTAGTTTACCTTTCATATGCATCTTTGAAGGTTAACTTACTTAAGAACAAGCTTGGCTTTGATGAGGCGTTTAATTACAAAGAAGAACCAGACCTGAATGTCGCTCTAAAGAGGTCAGTACTATGTGATTTTCATTTGGTTCAGATTAGCCATGCTACTATATTACTCTGACTGAGCTGCAACTCTGCAAGTGTCAGACGGTTAGAGTCTTGTTAGAGTGTGGGTATGTAACGGAGGATAACTATTGCTCTGAATGTTACTCCGACTTGGCAGAGAAATGTGCGTCCGACATATATAGGAGTGTGTGACACCAAATTTGGAAAATTTAGCAGTACGAAAATTCGATCAAATGAGTGTCTCTCATAAATTTTGTTAAGAACTTTTCATATTGTTTTCTCGAATTTGAACTCTATAAATTATGGAAATCTCTTTTTGTATGTTATTATAGGAAATGAAAACAACTTTATCAGCGAAATTGAAGAATAAAAGTAAGGATTAATTAATGGGAATAATCCATACTAGGGGCGCTCTTCCTATAATACTCCAAACTATGAATTAACTTAGTATAATCCCAACTATCCTAAACCCTTCTCTGATCGCTCCTATATGACTTGCTACCTGAAGAACATGTTACTTTTGTTTAAAAGATgtaatttctctctttttttttttttttcttattctcTACCTACTCAGTACTCAGAGATAAACACGCCCTTTACTCCCTTACTCTATCAATCTTCTTCATCAATCTTCATCGCCATTCTTCAATTGTCACCATTATCACCAATAAAATCATCCGAGCCTATTTTTAATAACATCTAATGGACATACTAATGTTGTCGGAATTACACCTGGAAAACAAAATCACCAATACAATCTCCCAATTTCAGATGAATGGCAAGTTGTTGACAAGCATATCAGTTGCATGGCCAGCAAAACCGTTTTCTTTGGAGCTTAATTAAAGTGCAGTTCCAGATACATACAATTAATTACACACGCAATGTAGCgatcttattgttgttgtttcccTCATTTCAGAAAATTTAGGGTTTAATTCAATGTAAATTGGAGAGGAAGAACCAAGGCGAGAAAGAGAAGAGAGATTGAAGAGAAAAAAAGAGAAGGGTTTAATTCAATCTTCCTTACTAATCTTCATCCTGATGGTGATTACAAATAAAAGAAACTAACAAATATACATGGTTCAAGGTTTACTTATTCAATAGTTTTGTGCATCCTCAATTCTCAATTAGAGAACACCAAAACAACAAAAATGCAGGAGCAGGTGGGAAATTATTGACAGAAAGGCCACAAAGAcaagtaaaaaataaaataaaatggatatTGTAAAAACTGGCCTTATGCTTGCAGAAAATACCATTAATCACTTTTGAATTAATTGAACTTGTATATATGGAGTTTTTCTTCAttgttaaaaagaaaaaaaatggagaTGATAAttaagaaaacgaaaaaaaaaggacgaaagAATTGGTAGAATAAGAAGAAACCCAGGAAAATAAAAGAAGTTACAGAAGAGAGAGATAAagaatgaagaagatgaaggggAAAAGTGACCGGTATTAGCAGGTAAATAAAGTGACCAAGTTCAATGAGGGAAAGGACTAGGATAGTTAGGATTATAGTGAGTTAAAacatagtttggattattataAGGACACTAATAGTATGGATTATTGCCATTAATTAATCCTAAAAGTAAAACAAAGTTGAAATAATTAAATTCAATTGTTAAAAAGATTGAAAAGCCCTTTTGGGTTATTATTAGTATATCATTCTCCTTTTACCATTTTCTCATCTCACTCTTCTTTGACCCCATTGAAACGAATTTAGGTGATATTAGTGAAGTGCCTGTGTGTCGTGTCTGAAATTGGTATATCGGACGCGTGTCATGTCGACTCATGTGTCTGTTGGCACAAAACACGTGTCGGACACAGATACACCTATTATGTGAAGCGTCGGAATGACATCACCACTACAGCTAAGTCCTGCAGTCGGACTATACAGGGATGAAGCCGTATCAACACTGGGTTGGAAAGATGGATACTTGGCGAAACTAATGGAAATATGTGATGATGGAATAAAACAGAAATAACTTCTTTTTGTAGTcacaaattaattttaattttcgGCAAACCATTAATTGTTACCGCGTTGCTGTTTATTTTTTATTAAATTCCATTGAAGCCCAAATACTCAATATTAGTTTTCATATGGATGATAATAGAACACTGAGATGACTTGTTATAGTCTGATAATACACTTGGTACGTTTTTGTGGAAGCCTTGGAGGTAACGGATGATGGGTAGACAACATCTTGAATCACTTTGTTATGGACTTACAGGTACTTCCCGGAAGGCATAGACATCTACTTTGACAATGTAGGTGGTAAGATGCTTGATGCTGTGTTGCTAAACATGAAATTCTTGGGCCGTATTGCATTATGCGGCATGGTATCACAGTACAATAACCTCGAACGTCCTGAAGGAGTGCATAACCTTATATCTGGAATATTTAAGGCACTCCGAATTGAAGGCTTACAAGTCTACCGCTACTATCACCTCTATCCGAATTTCTTGGAGTTCATTTTGCCGCTAATTCATGAGGGAAAGATAGCCTATGTTGAGGATATAGTTGAGGGACTTGAGAGTGGGCCGGCTGCTCTTGCTGGACTGCTTCGTGGTCGCAATGTTGGTAAACAAGTCATTGTTGTTGCTCGTGAATAATATGACCGTGTTTTCGCAGTTTGCATTGTACGTAGAATATTAGAATGTGTCTTGTAAAATGATTGTAAAATGTAGACGTTATGTATTAAGTCCGCTTTGGTGTATGATTTGGTATAGCATCTGTAGTTCTGTATACTTCGATATGAAGCCGAGTATCAGGCTTGCTTTGTGTATAATGTGATAGTGTCACTCGATGACAAAATTTGTGTGTAATTCGTATTTGAtgctccctccgtcccaatcattttttTTATGCTATCAATATGATCATGGTCATGACTAGTGTGCTTGTTAATTGTTTTTGGCCGTCGTCTCTCTTAGTGAAACACTGAAGAAAGTGCTCTATCTGAATGGTCTTATCCAACGACTTGACCCGAACCCAAGTTTCGAATCAACCAGACTAATCTGACCCAAGTGATCGACCGtaacccggacccggacccgacccgaatACAGCCACGACCCGATATGACCAATCTGATATGACCCTGGCCCGAGCAGACTCGACTCAGACCCGACCCGACTGACTCGATTACCACCTCTATAGGCAACGTTCGGCCTCCACATAGATTTTTGTCATACTATGGCAATTATTTTTCTCAAAatatttctttattttacacattaGACAAATCACCAGTTagtgtattatacaactggttgtaaatACAAGTTATTCATGGTAACTTAGCattgttacaaagttgtcgagctccATTAACGAAATTATTGAGCTATCgtataaagttatcgagctccattaacaaaattatcgagttatggtataaagttattgagcttagCCAAGTGATCATTGTCCCAGCTgatagtcgaacccgggacctctcaactcctgcatttctgcaagtttcaaggtttaacccggctaccactgaaCTAACAACACTTGATttgttgtaggatagtatttgcgGACAAGTCACATAGGTTCAATTTGAAAGTGAAAGATCTACAAATTAATGGAATGGTGTCGGGCTGTAGGATAAAATATCGTTCCTTTCTAGTTGATGAATGGAGGTCGATTTGTCTCCAAATTTCGTTCCTTTTTCAATAATATGATGAATATGTAAGACCTTCAATTCTCCAGGTGTACTTCACTATTTGTCATATATTCCATGTGCTCATTCAAATAATAATTGATAATTGCTTACCCTACTTCAACAATTAAGTACTGACCATATATTCCATATTTCCATGTGATTATGAATAATCCTAAGTCCCTACTTCTTTAGTATCAATCATATTTTCCACATATGTCGATATATGTGGTCGATCTATTTACAAAAATCGACTTTTTCTACGAGTGTTCGAAGAGCACGTATTATAAACCTAAATATGAAAATATTTACAAGATATTTtcattaattttaataaaaaatgaGTTTATAGTTAAACTTCTTATAAGAATATCTTTTGAATCTTTCCACATTGGCCATTATTTTCGTACAACAATGCCGTCTTTCTTATGTGTAATTTACTTTATGTTAGTACAATTTATTAttactagtaataataatacacGTATTTGATAAAATCAATGCCCAAAATTAATAAGTACTTCCCCCTATTAGTTTTTGATTATTATTTTATGATGTTGCACATGAATGGATTAAGTTAGTGTTGGAAAATGTAAAGACCATGTAATATAtggaaaaaaaattacataaaaaaagaATTGTAACAAGTTATACAAAAGTAATATAAAACGGATTAAAATTTATGATAAATTAAAGTGGAGTTTATATGAAGTTTGAATCCAGATCATGAGTATTACCTCTTATGAATTTAGGCAGATGAGATAAGCTTTTTACTAGTCTTTACTCTTTAGGCATTCTATTTTTTGTGGTATCTACCTTACTTAGCATGTGTTAAATTTAAAATGCCCTACTTAACTTGTTTTTGAAATTTAAAATGATATATCTATTTTAAACAAAATTTTACGTAAGTATTAATACATATTTTATTTGGCAATCTAAGGTGATGGAAGCTTGTTGATATATACAAAGcataattttagaaaaaaaatattgaactcattttaattttaacatatacACCGTATATACTTATATTAAGAGAGACCAACTGATCAATTATACAAATGTAACTTGGACTATGCACCACCTAGACTTCTACTAACTCTGGTTGGCAGTGGTGGAATTAGGGAAAGCACCTTATAAAATTAGTCGTTTGCCACCCCTTTTTGCCTCCCTAAATTCAAATATTGGCTTCATCACTGGTGGTTGGTGTAATTTGGTGACACTCTATTTAACCCATCTCATAAATTACCCTCAATTTTGATCAGTCTCATATTCTCATATTGCATTCAATTAATCAAAATTCTATACAATTTCTTATTTGATACTTTCTATATACATCCGTCAATATTTATTTACGTGTATTATTTATtagttatctatttttattattagaaTTTGTCACTCGtaaaaatgacaaataaacaaaTCACAAATAGTCACTCCGTAATTGCAAACCTTACTTAACTAACACTATTGATCATATTTTAATTTCCATCTGACCATAAATACTAAAATCCTTACCCTACACTATTAATCATGAATAGACGAATAATTAAGTCCTTAATATCCTAGTTCACTGTATATCACCTACTTATTTACTCGTAACTTATTTAACGGCTAATTAAGTCTTTACACTACTACACCATTTTGATCATGTGCATGAAAAGTCAATATAACCCTTTTGCTCTGACTGGAAATTTGAAAAACatagagaatttttttttttgaaattgaaaAAACATAGAGAATTGAATTGGAATGAACTAGAGGTGATAACGAGACAAGACAGgactcggtcaaagctcggctcgataATTTAACGAGTTAAGCTGGACTAACATTGGCGCGGCTCCAACTGTGTGATAAAATAACATTTTGCTcttatattcattttgcccaATATTTGTGTTTTATATGCATGTAATCTCGGGACCTTGTTATTGGAATTatcgaaagaaaaaaaaggatattctatggtgtaccctTGAGTTTTTCGTTTTTCTATATTGTGCCCCTCCTTTTTTTTAATTCTACATTattgtacccctaaacttcttAGTTTTTCTCTATCATAACCTCGTTTAACTCtccattaactttatcactatcaaacCACGATACTTTCCTACTTTAAAAAACTTCTCTCTATAAAACCTCCCTCCTTTCTCtaagaaaaaaaccctaatttcctgcTTCTGAACCCGTCGCCTCTCATTTCCAATCTCCACCCCACTTTCTCCCCTACCCATCGCCGGAGATGGGGTTCTCATTGCCCCATCTCCGGTGATTGATAACGGTTCCTCTTTGCGGCGGCCCCCAATGGCCTGATCTCACCCCCCTCGGTTTCCGGTTCGTCGACTCCGTCCTGTTTCGTCCGGTGTTTTGCTGGTTTTTGGCGGTATGATTCTGAGGTCGGTCCGTTCCTCATTCCCCTGTCCTGTCATCGAAGCAACGCATGCGATCCAGGGGTGTTTCCCCTCTCCCTCGCCCCTCTCCCCACCCCTGGTAAGTCATGTTGTCTTGTTTGTTGGTGGTCGTCGTGGTGTCTGGTCGATGAGTATAGCTCATTTGGGTGGTTTTTTCTGTTAAGTGGTGGTGGTCTTGGGACGATCTGGTGTTTCCCCTTCCCCTCGCCCCCTCCCCCACCAGATTAGTCCATTTTCCTGGTCTTTCTTTGTCTGTTTTATGTGGTTTAAGATAGATGGGTTTGATGTGTGCCGATGGTCCTGGGGGGGAGGGGTTCGTATGGAATTTGGAGTCTCAGTTTCTGGTGTTTGGTCTCGTTGGGTGGACGTGTCTTTGTGGATGGTGCTCGCGTCTGGCTGTTTCGTGGGTTGgggtttggttttgtttgttgggGGCTGTTTCTTTCTGGTTGAGGCGTGTTGGGTAGGGTGAGCTTGGGTGTCCGGTGGTGGCGTTGGATGGAATTGAGGCGGTGGTCTTCTTGTCAAATGGTGTCACACTTTctgtttctgtcttgttttttcTCGCTAATAATCTCCTTAAATAGGAGTCTTAGGCGTCTCTTTAGTGGTAAGCCAAGTCCCTTAAATGGTGCGGGTGTTGAGGTGCTTGTGTCTCTGGGGGTTCGTGCTGCTCATTGTGTGTTGGTTTTCTCGGTCAGTCGGTACTATGATCAATGGGTGCGACTTCTCAGGTGTAGGAGATTTTTCTCCGCCGAGGGCAGATTCCGTCTTGCCTCTCTTCTTTTCCTTCTACGTTCTTTTCACAAGAGCGTAAGTGCACTTAGTCGTTGTCACTTCGTCGTTTGTATGTATCGACGGTTTGTGGAGGTCTTCCGTGTCAATGAAGATGACATCAACGTTCGTGATCAAGCTACCGTCATTTGCCTCCCTACCATCTTCGTCCTTGCTTACCTTATTGTTGTAGATTTATGTTTATTTAAAGGCTATGTTTTCTCTATGTATGGCTTTGTAGTGCTAGATCTTGTTGTTAAGTGTCTGGTGCTACCTAGTCGAATAGCTTACTGTGTATCGGTTGCAATAATGTAAGTTATTCtcctgctgtcaaaaaaaaaaaaaaaaaaaacacgataCTTTGACCTTTATTCTGACTTATTAATGTTGTATTACCATTCTATATGAGAAACATCATAAATCACTTTAATAAGCATCAACTATTATTAAAAACATATGTTATGAGTCATGACATAATAATGGAGATTTTTAGAACTTTTAGTTAGTTTCGTATACTATTTTGTGGGCAAATGAGTAATTCGACAAACTAATAAGTAAATGAATATGTTATTGAGTAATTGGAATGATAAATAGACGATTTAATAGGTCATCTAAGAAACTAAGTTAGcaaagacaataaataaggtcATGGTATAGACTAATGTATAGAATTTAGGGGTATACCATAGAATATAAAAAAATAAGGGGTATAATGTAGAAAACCAAAACCACgagggtacaccgtagaatatccaaaaaaaaaagattagcCCGAGTTGAGCCTGAACTCAACTCGAGCTCAATTTTATCACTTCAAGACTGAACAGAACTGAGTagtcatcaactatcaaatctatATATAGCCCTCCATGGCTCCTGAAAAAAAACTATACATGCATTCTCCATAACGAGAGACATAGCAAAAACATTATTCCGCAAGTATCAACTAACAATGGCGGAAGAAGGCAGTGTACATGTGAGTAACAAGCAGGTGTTTTTGAAAGATTATATCACCGGATATCTCGAAGAATCCGACATGTGTGTCAAGACTGATAACACTGTCCATCTGAAGCTTCCAGAAGGTTCCAATGGAGTCGTGGTGAAGAATCTCTATTTATCCGTCGATCCTTACATGAGACTTCTCATGCAGAAGTTTGATACTCATGGCATTTTCTCTCATTTCGCTCTTAACTCTGTATAtattctctatttctctctttttgGCTTCATTTTTATATATTAAGATCAATGTCGGATATATTTTGTATATCTTGTAATTATTCTGTTAGGTTTTCTAAAGTCGGTAGACATACCTTTGAGCTGTACTTATATAAATACTTTACTGAAGTTATATTATATGGTTGAATGTGCAGCCTGTAAGAGGGTATGGAGTAGCAAGAATTTGTGAGTCGGGGGATCCGAACTTTAAGAAAGGTGATTTAATTTGGGGAACAACAGGTTGGGAAGAGTACAGTGTCCTAACAAGCACTGATGATCATTTCAAAATTGAACATACAGATGTTCCCCTCTCATATTATACCGGAATTCTTGGTAAGTTCTCTGTCATTAAATTCGTAGGAATTACGAATGATGCAAGTATACAAGTCATGAACTCATGATTTGAGTTCGTTGTACAGGAATGCCGGGAATAGCAGCATATTATGGATTTGAGCTGTGTTCTGCGAAGAAAGGAGAGACTGTTTTTGTTTCATCTGCATGCGGAGGAGTTGGTCAGCTTGTCGGACAGTTTGCAAAATCCGCTGGTTGCTATGTTGTTGGAAGTGCTGGAAGTGACGAAAAGGTATCTCTTCTTCGATCAGTGTACATGTTTAATACATCAAAAACAACGTCATTGTGCTACAGAGTATTTTTTAAACCTTTCATATGCATCTCTGAAGGTTAACTTACTTAAGAGCAAGCTTGGGTTCGATGAGGCTTTTAATTACAAAGAAGAATCAGATCTGGATGCCGCTCTAAAGAGGTTAGTAATGTCGATCATCTATTTATACTATTACACATCTAGATAATATAGTAAAGTCTATCAATCTAAATAATCTTCTACTCTAATCTCGGTAACAACCCAAGATATTATTTCATATGATCATATAAGATATTACGATATTATATGGATGGTAGTATATTTCATATACCATATCTCCAACAACTATGTTATGGCCTACAGGTACTTCCCGGAAGGCATAGACGTCTACTTCGACAATGTAGGCGGTCAGATGCTTGATGCAGTGGTGCTAAACATGAAATACATGGGCCGAATTGCGTTATGTGGGATGATATCACAGTACAATAACATTGATAGTCGTGAAGGAACGCACAACCTGATATCTGCAATATTCAAGGCTGTCCGAATTGAAGGTGTACAAGTCCACCGCTACTATCCCCTCTATCCGAAATTCCTGGAGTTCATTTTGCCACTAATTCGCGAGGGAAAGATCGCCTATGTCGAGGACATAGTCGAGGGACTAGAAAATGGGCCTGCTGCTCTTGCTGGACTGCTTCGTGGTCGCAATGTGGGTAAACATATCATTGCTGTTGCTTCTGAATGATTTCATAATGGAGATTTCACGAATTATTAAGTGCTTTGCTTTATAATTTCGTTATGTTCAAATGTTACCTGCGGACTCTGGTAGCATctgtattattattactaatttcGTATGCTTTGTGTGTGATTTTGTTTTTCGGCCTGAACTTTGTGTGTAATTTGATAATGTATGCTTTGTTCTAAGAAATATAATAATGTCACTTGATGTGGCAAAAATTAAGCAAGTGTGATTTTAATTTATTCCGCAAGTGCTTTTTAAGTACGATTGGTATAAAATCGACGATTGTACTAAAAGGTTAGTGATTTGGTTTAGATCGGTACGATAGAAATAGGATCGGACAATCCAAGTCTGAACCTGGGAACATATCGGCGGTCTATTATCAAACGTGTTCTAGTTGCTTAATGCTTATAAGTATGTCCTTACTCCTTAGCCACACAACATTGTCGACGTGCTGAAAAGTATAGGAATCCAGAAAGTTGTCATGTGAATTGTGAAGCGTCTAGAAACGGAAATGGAGAACGTAATTTCAAATCCAAACCCAAATTGGCAACTATAGATTTGCTTATGATTCCATTGACAACTATATAGTACATGTTATCGTATATTCTATCAATATTATGGTATattttactccctccgtctctgtaatttacacttattttattttctcctcacaaaataaagtaaatgtaaatGTACTGGAACAGTGAAAATATCAAATAAAGAATGGTAGAATCACACAACTTTTCCATAATTAGTTAAAGATATTTTAAGTACTAAGTAGTACACGAAATTATTTCCGTATTTTTTCCATAATTAGCTTTTCAATTCTCGAAATGTGCCATAATATTTCCATAGTTAGCTTTTCAATTCGGGTGTGCCATAACTTTTATTATCCGCCTGACGGCCCGATCTATGTAATAATTCTCGATAATCAATGAAATCGTATTTACTAAAAAAAATTATagtaaaaattaattaaatcacggTTTAAAATGTTTTTTTGTAATGAGATGTtattaataggaataattataatagttggacctcaaccatcaccttaaggttttggttaagATGGCTCATCTATCATTGGATCAGAGTCGTtcgaatcctggcaacctcaataACTACTCAAAAACTCACGAAGTGGAATTTCAGCACACGATACGGGGAGCCTGcacactaaccactcttcaagcctaatgggcatttgagtgaagTTATAATAGTTGAGTTTCAACCATAACCTTAAGGTTTTTGTTGACATGGTTAATCTATCAGTTATAACGTGCAAGTGTGCAACAATGATGTAAATATCTaacctatttacattttaaacaGTTATATAACTTAAACGAGGTTGAGATGCTTCATCTATTAGTTATAACGTACAAGTGTACAACAATAATGTAAATATCTAACTTATTTACATTTTAAACAGTTATATAACTTAAACGATATTATAATAAATTCTCTCTTATTTATCACGTTCATTAGAATAGGTACATTTTGTTTAAAATATCAGTGTCGTCAATAGTCATATAACTATCCTAGTATCCTACGAAAAGTTAAATAAGTACGAAAACTtttaacacttttttttttgtgagtGCAATAACCTTCAAAGCTCAAGATTGAATGCAATACTAAAAAGAGATTACGCAATTAAAATATTACGGAGTAAATGATATTACAAAGTATCGACACCATCTTTTCAGATACTCTTATATAAGACTCATCGTTTTAATAAACCCGAGCTAAACAGAACTTATGAAACAGTAAATGATACCGACTCGAACACAATTCGATTACATCCTAGTATTATCCGATAGTATGAACACTAACCCGCTCCCGAAACTACTCGTTAATTAACATTCACACTATTCGGTCAACTTAAAAAAATGTGAGCATTTGACTCTACAAATGTCACAGCTTACTTGTACTATTCACCTTCTTGTACTACCAACGTGTGTTACGTGGCACACCATAAAACCATGCATATAAATACCCCCACCTCCCTCCCTACCTTATTAATCACACATTTCATTCAAACTTTTCTGAAACCCCGATTACAAAAACTAAAACTCGTACTATCCCAAAACAATCTCCACAGCAAACATACCCCTTCGAAGGCTCAAAGTAACAATGGCATCAGGACAAGAAGTCAGTAACAAACAAGTAGTGTTGAAGAACTATGTTGTCGGATTTCCGAAAGAATCCGACATGGAAATTCGAGATTCCAAGATTACACTCAAACTTCCAGAAGATTCCAATGATACGACCAGTATTCTTCTAAAGAATCTTTACTTGTCATGTGACCCCTACATGAGGAGTCGTATGACCAAACATGATCGTCCCACTTATGTTGAATCCTTCACTCCCGGAACGGTATATTATACTAtttccgtctcagtcatttgtttacttttaattATAATGATTGTTTATTTGTTTAATGGTGTCTTCGATTACTTTATCTGTCggttgaattgttaattgatgATGTTAATGTAATTTATTACTTGAATTTCATTTCGTGTATATCTAGGGTTTAATAATCTATCTATAGTGAATTACCCGATTTCCGGGAACTTTCTATTAGGAAATAAATTAGGAAATGGAGAAGATTCTAACTCGATTTCGAGCAGTTGTtacacatgcaaaagatgtgttTGGAATATAAAGACGTTTGCTTTATATGGTAAAGATTGTGAATTACTCATTTAAGTTTTTAATCGATTG from Silene latifolia isolate original U9 population chromosome 10, ASM4854445v1, whole genome shotgun sequence encodes:
- the LOC141606173 gene encoding 2-alkenal reductase (NADP(+)-dependent)-like; its protein translation is MAEEGSGHVRNKQVMFKDYITGFPEESDMYVNTDNTVILKLPEDSNGILLKNLYLSVDPYLRLLMQKFNTSGVFSPFTPNTPLRGYGVAKILESRDSKFKTGDLVWGAVGWEEYTVSTNTEGFFKIEHTDVPLSYYTGILGMPGMTAYSGFFELCSPKKGEYVFVSSASGAVGQLVGQFAKSIGCYVVGSAGSEEKVNLLKNKLGFDEAFNYKEEPDLNVALKRYFPEGIDIYFDNVGGKMLDAVLLNMKFLGRIALCGMVSQYNNLERPEGVHNLISGIFKALRIEGLQVYRYYHLYPNFLEFILPLIHEGKIAYVEDIVEGLESGPAALAGLLRGRNVGKQVIVVARE
- the LOC141606174 gene encoding 2-alkenal reductase (NADP(+)-dependent)-like, whose product is MAEEGSVHVSNKQVFLKDYITGYLEESDMCVKTDNTVHLKLPEGSNGVVVKNLYLSVDPYMRLLMQKFDTHGIFSHFALNSPVRGYGVARICESGDPNFKKGDLIWGTTGWEEYSVLTSTDDHFKIEHTDVPLSYYTGILGMPGIAAYYGFELCSAKKGETVFVSSACGGVGQLVGQFAKSAGCYVVGSAGSDEKVNLLKSKLGFDEAFNYKEESDLDAALKRYFPEGIDVYFDNVGGQMLDAVVLNMKYMGRIALCGMISQYNNIDSREGTHNLISAIFKAVRIEGVQVHRYYPLYPKFLEFILPLIREGKIAYVEDIVEGLENGPAALAGLLRGRNVGKHIIAVASE